In Pseudothermotoga hypogea DSM 11164 = NBRC 106472, the following are encoded in one genomic region:
- a CDS encoding transporter permease produces the protein MELTLAHWLYLAFMIAVIVAMFLRKDTPLICLLGSLLIGWAVTKSFIGALQSVFNAIVVAGIELFGIVVVISLMVALSKQMEKSGAAAVLIRTLGKPIKGPRSAFWFVGIITAILALFIWPTPSVALIGSLLVLVAVSAGLSPVGAGVAIAMFAYGVSLTTDFVIQGAPTLTAKAAGISVGEVMSAMVPLIIAYAVVTIPLAYFWTMKANKNYDPRKDVELFGESVMKAKSEEFSTFAKAEAAIVSLAFLINIVLMLALKLRGGDATALLGGTAAVLLFVFTLLQYKTEGLETGVGFLRDGFMFGVKIFAPVFIIAAMFYMGSGAAKQIFGDAGRPLLFDLANALADRVPLNKFAVAPMQAVVGAITGLDGSGFSGLPLMGTLAGGLAPIANVKTPFLAALGQLTAVNCGGGTIVPWALIAVAAVCKTKPEEIARRNFLPVILGYVAATIVAMFLM, from the coding sequence GTGGAGTTGACGTTGGCCCACTGGTTGTATCTGGCTTTCATGATCGCAGTCATCGTGGCAATGTTTCTGCGAAAGGACACACCACTCATCTGTTTGCTTGGTTCATTGCTCATCGGTTGGGCGGTGACCAAATCGTTCATTGGGGCCCTTCAGTCCGTATTCAACGCCATCGTCGTCGCTGGCATCGAATTGTTCGGCATCGTGGTCGTCATCTCATTGATGGTGGCTCTCTCGAAACAGATGGAGAAGAGTGGGGCTGCCGCCGTGCTGATAAGGACTCTGGGTAAACCCATCAAGGGTCCCAGGTCTGCGTTCTGGTTCGTCGGCATCATCACGGCGATACTCGCACTGTTCATTTGGCCCACGCCCTCTGTTGCGTTGATTGGTAGCTTGTTGGTTCTTGTGGCTGTCAGCGCGGGTCTTTCACCGGTGGGTGCAGGTGTCGCGATCGCCATGTTCGCCTACGGTGTGTCTCTCACGACGGATTTCGTCATTCAGGGTGCGCCCACGCTCACAGCGAAGGCCGCGGGGATAAGTGTGGGAGAAGTCATGAGCGCAATGGTGCCACTCATCATCGCCTACGCCGTTGTGACGATACCGCTCGCTTACTTTTGGACGATGAAGGCGAACAAGAACTACGATCCTCGCAAGGACGTTGAACTGTTCGGTGAGAGCGTCATGAAGGCCAAGAGCGAAGAGTTCAGCACCTTCGCCAAAGCGGAAGCCGCAATAGTCAGTCTCGCCTTCCTGATCAACATAGTTCTGATGCTCGCGCTGAAGTTGCGCGGCGGCGATGCTACGGCGTTGCTCGGTGGAACGGCTGCTGTGCTCTTGTTCGTGTTTACGCTACTGCAGTACAAAACCGAAGGCTTGGAAACCGGCGTCGGCTTTCTCAGAGATGGTTTCATGTTCGGTGTCAAGATCTTCGCACCAGTCTTCATCATCGCGGCAATGTTCTACATGGGTAGCGGTGCGGCGAAACAGATCTTTGGTGACGCTGGAAGGCCCTTGCTCTTCGATCTGGCGAACGCCCTCGCTGACAGAGTGCCTCTGAACAAGTTCGCAGTCGCACCCATGCAGGCCGTCGTAGGAGCAATAACAGGCTTGGACGGTTCTGGTTTCTCTGGCCTTCCGCTGATGGGTACACTCGCAGGTGGTCTGGCGCCCATCGCCAATGTGAAGACACCGTTCTTGGCGGCTCTCGGTCAGCTCACCGCGGTGAACTGCGGTGGTGGAACGATCGTTCCTTGGGCACTCATAGCCGTCGCAGCCGTTTGTAAGACGAAGCCCGAAGAGATCGCGAGGAGGAACTTCTTGCCCGTCATTCTGGGCTACGTTGCTGCAACGATAGTCGCGATGTTCCTCATGTGA
- the dapF gene encoding diaminopimelate epimerase, translating to MKIKFFKMNGAGNDFIVIDNRENALKDFDISHFVRMVCRRGKSIGADGLMLLERSDSADFKMRYFNSDGSEGEMCGNGARCIARFANLMNVAKEHMRFETIAGIHEAVIVGEEVQIMFPDLKVNDFKLLQRHDFGFGPIEYHFGTVGVPHVVIFRGDVESMEDELLLNWGRKIRYALDVFPRGTNVNFVKVVGPSHIIVRTYERGVENETLACGTGSIASSIVSFLIHAVEPPVTVKVRGGELKVGFERCADEFKNVYLQGDARVVAEGYILPDAWKE from the coding sequence GTGAAGATCAAATTTTTCAAAATGAACGGAGCGGGAAACGATTTCATCGTGATCGACAACAGAGAGAACGCGCTCAAAGATTTCGACATAAGCCACTTCGTCAGGATGGTCTGTCGACGTGGCAAATCGATAGGTGCCGATGGACTCATGTTGCTCGAGCGTTCAGATTCCGCTGATTTCAAAATGAGATACTTCAACAGCGATGGTTCAGAAGGTGAAATGTGCGGTAATGGAGCACGGTGCATCGCGAGGTTCGCAAATTTGATGAATGTTGCGAAAGAGCACATGAGATTCGAAACGATCGCTGGTATCCACGAAGCCGTGATCGTGGGCGAAGAGGTCCAGATAATGTTTCCAGATCTCAAGGTGAACGACTTCAAACTCTTGCAGAGACACGATTTTGGCTTTGGGCCTATCGAGTACCACTTCGGCACAGTTGGGGTACCACACGTCGTTATCTTCAGAGGAGACGTCGAGTCGATGGAAGATGAGCTTTTGCTGAACTGGGGAAGGAAGATCAGGTACGCTTTGGATGTTTTTCCAAGAGGAACGAATGTGAACTTCGTCAAAGTTGTGGGTCCGTCTCACATAATTGTCAGAACTTACGAACGGGGTGTGGAGAACGAGACGCTCGCCTGTGGGACTGGCTCGATCGCCTCGAGCATCGTTTCGTTCCTGATCCATGCTGTGGAACCACCAGTGACTGTGAAGGTGAGAGGTGGAGAGTTGAAGGTCGGGTTTGAGAGATGCGCCGATGAGTTCAAGAACGTCTATCTCCAAGGCGATGCGCGCGTTGTTGCTGAAGGTTACATCCTACCCGATGCGTGGAAAGAATGA